A window from bacterium encodes these proteins:
- a CDS encoding adenylosuccinate synthetase, translated as VCVGYEDGTRSYRHFPSDSRILMNIKPVYQELRGWNEPVDQVQSWNELPSAAQDYLEFIQEFTEIPISLISVGPARRQTITR; from the coding sequence GTTTGTGTGGGATACGAGGATGGAACTCGATCCTACCGCCATTTCCCGTCGGACTCGCGGATTCTTATGAATATCAAACCTGTTTATCAAGAACTTCGCGGTTGGAACGAGCCGGTGGATCAAGTACAATCCTGGAACGAATTGCCTTCGGCAGCACAGGATTATCTCGAATTCATTCAGGAGTTTACCGAGATCCCAATCTCCCTCATCTCGGTAGGACCGGCGAGACGGCAGACGATAACGAGATAG